A stretch of Bacteroidota bacterium DNA encodes these proteins:
- a CDS encoding ABC transporter ATP-binding protein, translating into MNTHLRLSATNLKKVFNRRTIFRNISFSVGFGEVLLVTGKNGSGKSTLVKIISDVLAPSDGEIEFSGSENAGSTFRADLIGLVSPYLQMYDEFSAEENLRYALSIRGRTPDTRHIHELLGKVFLFGRKDDPVRTYSSGMKQRMKYAFALAHNPPLLVLDEPTSNLDTDGIAMVKQIMQEQTQKGILIVATNDLSDVDRFTAQVDLNAQT; encoded by the coding sequence ATGAATACCCACCTGCGGCTTTCCGCTACAAATCTCAAGAAGGTGTTCAACCGGCGAACGATTTTCCGGAACATATCGTTTTCAGTGGGATTTGGGGAAGTTCTTCTCGTTACGGGTAAAAACGGATCGGGCAAGTCGACTCTCGTAAAGATTATCAGCGATGTGTTGGCGCCGTCGGACGGGGAGATTGAGTTTTCCGGTTCAGAAAACGCCGGGAGCACGTTTCGGGCTGATCTTATCGGACTTGTTTCCCCCTACCTTCAGATGTACGATGAATTTTCCGCGGAGGAGAATCTCCGGTATGCCCTTTCGATTCGGGGGAGAACTCCCGACACCCGGCACATCCATGAACTGCTGGGAAAGGTGTTTCTCTTTGGTCGCAAGGATGATCCCGTCCGCACATACTCGTCCGGAATGAAACAACGAATGAAATATGCGTTTGCACTTGCACACAATCCTCCTCTGCTTGTTCTTGATGAGCCAACGTCAAATCTCGACACCGATGGCATTGCCATGGTAAAACAGATCATGCAAGAACAAACACAAAAGGGGATTCTGATCGTTGCAACGAATGATCTCTCCGATGTCGACAGGTTTACTGCACAGGTGGACTTGAATGCACAAACCTGA
- a CDS encoding VCBS repeat-containing protein, translating to MASFGPLSDINLGYRPAALAVGFHESGKSELAVIAPELHAVYFYEVHPTGGITHTQVVRTQSILRSITGFSFKDDKRSGYVSILEGGNSISIIKKGPGDSAEEVNIPLSHQVQNCIVADLNNDRRNDILLYGKTAAGVVTFLAHEDGTYKAGPVLFPDISISDLRAADINGDGITDLLALNWLSNQLTIFYGIGKLVFTEQVAVQLPAEPYELAVTPVSKDRTFSVAISFQDAQQIRVYSGNSLGDYRATATLPVGGRPAGLEFSYLNNDEIPDLVSSTSKGILVWLGTSATSFSSRTVFGAGRSIVSWQLADVDGDGKVDCVLLDKTTQRLVCMLNTDYSGSVEATEYAVGMSPMGLVVADFNGNDRVDIAVANSQSSSLSFLFNRGGGRFTGQVVVPISDNPTFLRRASSLVAGQHTVLVSHAKDDKVTVVTVADNARQSKAFSVPTGNMPFVVSANHESDELKFLVRSRRANEKAYSLSLFEQISQRQFVERSLRPTLPTTIAAVNITEEQKHGTFRLLFATNDRTTKRTTVWAGTSDNSFEVTTTSPLFSYPDSPATTRFVAGTHLNGDSLEDVLFVLGPPRNELGVWYRMPQSVGRDSIEWIRNVQPAGDDAIIVRDVNGDTLTDLVFVDALRRAVVVCYGTERRGFRVPQAIVPADGVYSIRVASLRDPGVYDLILSNTERGTVSILSNPFGRRGD from the coding sequence ATGGCGTCTTTCGGGCCGCTGTCGGATATCAACCTCGGTTATCGTCCAGCCGCACTCGCTGTGGGCTTTCATGAATCCGGGAAATCTGAACTAGCAGTCATTGCGCCGGAACTGCATGCTGTTTATTTCTATGAGGTACATCCAACGGGGGGGATTACACACACGCAGGTTGTTCGAACACAAAGCATTCTTCGTTCTATTACCGGTTTCAGTTTCAAGGATGACAAGAGATCAGGATATGTCTCCATCTTAGAAGGGGGGAATTCCATTTCAATCATCAAAAAGGGTCCGGGTGATTCCGCAGAGGAAGTGAATATCCCCCTTTCCCACCAAGTCCAGAATTGCATCGTTGCCGATCTGAACAATGACAGGCGAAATGACATTCTGCTCTACGGAAAGACTGCCGCCGGTGTTGTTACGTTCCTTGCCCATGAGGATGGCACATACAAGGCCGGGCCCGTTCTTTTTCCCGACATCTCCATCAGCGATTTACGAGCTGCCGATATTAATGGAGACGGCATCACCGACCTGCTCGCACTTAATTGGCTGTCCAACCAGTTGACAATCTTCTACGGCATAGGGAAACTCGTGTTTACCGAGCAGGTTGCTGTTCAACTTCCCGCGGAACCGTACGAGCTAGCGGTAACACCTGTGAGCAAAGACAGGACTTTCAGCGTCGCCATTTCTTTTCAGGATGCCCAACAAATCCGCGTTTATTCCGGAAACTCTCTGGGAGATTACAGGGCAACTGCCACGCTTCCGGTCGGTGGCAGACCTGCGGGATTGGAATTCTCGTATCTAAACAATGATGAAATTCCTGACCTCGTCAGTTCGACAAGCAAAGGCATTCTCGTGTGGCTTGGAACATCTGCCACTTCGTTTTCCTCTCGTACCGTGTTCGGTGCAGGACGTTCGATAGTCAGTTGGCAATTAGCCGATGTTGACGGTGACGGCAAGGTAGATTGCGTTCTGCTTGACAAAACGACACAGCGGCTGGTTTGCATGTTGAACACGGACTATTCCGGTAGCGTAGAGGCAACAGAATATGCCGTCGGGATGTCGCCGATGGGTTTGGTTGTGGCAGATTTCAACGGAAACGACCGAGTGGATATCGCCGTAGCAAACTCACAGTCTTCGTCACTTTCATTCCTTTTCAATCGCGGCGGCGGGCGGTTTACAGGGCAGGTTGTGGTTCCAATCTCCGACAATCCGACATTTCTTCGACGCGCCTCCTCGTTAGTTGCCGGACAACATACAGTCCTTGTTTCGCATGCAAAAGACGACAAAGTGACGGTGGTTACTGTGGCCGACAATGCCCGGCAATCGAAGGCTTTTTCCGTTCCAACCGGCAACATGCCATTCGTTGTCTCTGCGAACCATGAATCCGACGAGCTGAAGTTTCTTGTACGTTCGCGTCGCGCAAATGAGAAAGCCTATTCACTCTCCTTGTTCGAGCAAATCAGCCAGCGTCAGTTTGTGGAGCGCAGCTTGCGTCCGACACTGCCGACAACCATAGCGGCAGTGAATATCACGGAGGAGCAAAAGCACGGAACGTTCCGGCTACTCTTTGCCACGAACGACCGGACAACGAAACGCACAACAGTGTGGGCGGGAACATCAGACAATTCATTTGAAGTGACAACAACGTCGCCGCTGTTTTCTTACCCGGATTCGCCGGCAACCACCCGATTTGTCGCCGGAACGCATCTGAATGGTGATTCGCTGGAGGATGTTCTGTTTGTTCTCGGCCCCCCTCGCAATGAACTTGGAGTATGGTACAGGATGCCACAATCGGTCGGGCGTGATTCGATTGAATGGATTCGAAATGTTCAGCCTGCCGGTGATGACGCCATTATTGTCCGCGATGTCAATGGCGATACTCTTACCGATCTTGTCTTTGTAGATGCATTACGGCGCGCTGTTGTTGTGTGCTACGGCACTGAAAGGCGCGGCTTCAGAGTTCCCCAAGCAATTGTTCCGGCAGACGGAGTGTACTCCATACGAGTGGCGTCATTGCGTGACCCCGGAGTATATGACTTGATTCTGTCTAATACCGAGCGGGGAACAGTTTCGATATTGTCAAATCCATTCGGTCGTAGGGGAGATTGA
- a CDS encoding acyl-CoA thioesterase, producing the protein MEARTVKDSQVYMTELVLPNDTNQLGNLLGGRLMHWIDIAAAIAAARHSNRVCVTASVDELNFHTPIKLGEIVVLQASVNCAFTTSMEVGVMVTAQNLRQGTVRRANNAYLTFVAIDDTGLPVAVPPVQAETPDERRRYVEAQRRREARLARRNVR; encoded by the coding sequence ATGGAAGCAAGAACGGTAAAAGATTCCCAAGTCTACATGACGGAACTTGTGTTGCCCAACGATACCAACCAGTTGGGCAATTTGTTAGGCGGACGCCTGATGCATTGGATTGACATCGCGGCGGCCATTGCGGCCGCACGACACTCCAACCGTGTCTGCGTCACCGCCTCGGTTGACGAGTTGAACTTCCACACTCCGATAAAACTCGGTGAAATCGTCGTGCTTCAAGCTTCGGTGAATTGTGCGTTCACAACCTCGATGGAAGTTGGAGTGATGGTAACAGCGCAGAATCTCCGGCAGGGAACAGTCCGGCGGGCGAACAATGCCTATCTTACTTTTGTTGCCATCGATGATACGGGCTTGCCCGTTGCGGTGCCGCCTGTTCAGGCGGAGACCCCGGACGAACGCCGCCGCTACGTTGAAGCACAGAGGCGTCGGGAAGCACGCTTGGCTCGCAGGAATGTTAGGTAA
- the bamD gene encoding outer membrane protein assembly factor BamD gives MKENSGGHSVVGTICVFLLLAGMLAGCGSKDVLQDVSPEARFQHAKALFDDEDYLQAINEFTVLTLQHQGSAVAGDAQYYLAESRFKRGEYLLASYEYQTLRRNMPASPRVSEAQYKLGLCFYNLSPRSRLDQQYTKRAIDELQAFVEYYPQSEFVPDASEKIQELTLRLAKKDFDAAELYSKMEYNKSALLYYDIVIEKYHDTEYAPVAYLGKTELLIKRKRFPEAKATIAKFLQLYPNSVLRGRAEQLNEQVEAGLKDVPAAGGNESGTAGGTAAGAALLQKR, from the coding sequence GTGAAGGAAAATTCGGGTGGACATTCTGTTGTTGGAACGATATGTGTTTTTCTTCTTTTGGCGGGCATGCTGGCCGGTTGCGGCTCGAAAGATGTGTTGCAGGATGTTTCTCCCGAGGCCAGATTCCAACATGCAAAGGCGTTGTTCGACGACGAAGATTATCTGCAAGCGATTAATGAATTCACCGTTCTGACCTTGCAACATCAGGGGAGTGCGGTTGCAGGAGATGCCCAGTACTATTTGGCAGAAAGCCGATTCAAGAGGGGAGAGTATCTTCTCGCATCGTACGAGTATCAAACCCTCCGGCGGAACATGCCGGCGAGCCCGCGGGTATCCGAAGCCCAATACAAGCTGGGACTGTGTTTTTACAATCTTTCGCCGCGATCGCGCCTTGATCAACAGTATACGAAACGGGCGATTGATGAACTCCAGGCATTCGTTGAGTATTATCCGCAAAGCGAATTTGTTCCCGACGCATCGGAGAAAATCCAGGAACTGACACTCCGCCTTGCAAAGAAGGACTTTGACGCCGCCGAGCTCTACTCGAAGATGGAGTACAACAAATCTGCATTGCTGTACTACGATATTGTCATTGAAAAATATCACGACACGGAGTACGCTCCGGTTGCATACCTGGGAAAAACCGAACTCCTTATTAAACGAAAGCGATTTCCTGAGGCGAAGGCGACTATTGCAAAGTTCCTCCAACTCTACCCCAACAGTGTGCTGCGCGGAAGGGCAGAACAGCTGAATGAACAGGTAGAGGCTGGGTTGAAAGATGTTCCGGCTGCGGGCGGAAATGAAAGTGGAACGGCTGGGGGCACGGCAGCAGGGGCAGCTCTTTTGCAAAAACGTTAA